One stretch of Rana temporaria chromosome 10, aRanTem1.1, whole genome shotgun sequence DNA includes these proteins:
- the MRPS16 gene encoding 28S ribosomal protein S16, mitochondrial, giving the protein MVHLTSQLLRRYYGGHVVIRMSLGGCTNRPFYRIVAAYNQRARDGRHFDKLGSYDPMPNVYNEKLVSLNVERIKYWIASGAHVTKPVAKLLGLAGFFPLHPMTITASERLRRAQEETAGEEPEEHPTDEGGEKDRAPPPTTDN; this is encoded by the exons ATGGTTCATCTGA CATCTCAGTTATTACGCCGTTACTATGGCGGCCATGTTGTCATCCGGATGTCGCTCGGCGGATGCACCAACAGACCCTTCTATCGGATTGTCGCTGCCTACAATCAGCGAGCGCGGGATGGGCGGCACTTCGACAAGCTGGGGAGCTACGACCCGATGCCCAATGTTTACAACGAGAAACTGGTGAGCCTCAACGTTGAGAGGATCAAATACTGGATCGCCTCCGGAGCGCATGTCACGAAACCCGTCGCCAAACTGCTGG GATTGGCCGGCTTCTTCCCTCTCCATCCCATGACCATCACAGCGTCTGAGAGACTGCGGAGAGCCCAAGAAGAGACCGCGGGGGAGGAGCCTGAGGAACATCCTACAGATGAGGGCGGGGAGAAGGATcgggcccctccccccaccaccgaCAACTAA